A window from Vigna radiata var. radiata cultivar VC1973A unplaced genomic scaffold, Vradiata_ver6 scaffold_417, whole genome shotgun sequence encodes these proteins:
- the LOC106755484 gene encoding putative GDP-L-fucose synthase 2 isoform X2 encodes MGSQDNNALSSNSFLPYKSAKVFVAGHRGLVGAAIVRKLTQLGFTNLVLRSHAELDLTRQSDVEAFFVFEKPEFVIVAAAKVGGIHANNTYPADFIAINLQIQTNVIDSAYRNGTKKLLFLGSSCIYPKFAPQPIPEDALLTGPLEPTNEWYAIAKIAGIKMCQAYRIQYKWDAISGMPTNLYGPYDNFHPENSHVLPALMRRFHEAKVKGAKEVVVWGTGSPLREFLHVDDLADAVVFMMEKYSGLEHLNVGSGKEVTIKELAELMKEVVGFEGDLVWDSTKPDGTPRKLMDSSKLASLGWTPKVSLKDGLADTYKWYLENVNL; translated from the exons ATGGGAAGCCAGGACAATAATG CATTGTCATCAAACTCATTTCTACCTTACAAATCTGCCAAGGTGTTTGTTGCTGGTCACCGGGGTCTTGTTGGCGCGGCCATTGTCCGCAAGCTGACCCAACTTGGATTTACTAATTTAGTCCTGCGTTCTCATGCTGAGCTTGATCTCACTCGACAATCTGATGTTGAGGCCTTCTTTGTATTCGAGAAACCTGAATTTGTTATTGTAGCTGCAGCCAAAGTTGGTGGCATCCATGCCAACAACACCTACCCTGCTGATTTCATTGCCATCAACCTCCAAATCCAGACCAATGTCATCGATTCTGCTTATCGCAATGGTACCAAGAAACTATTGTTTTTGGGTTCCTCTTGCATTTACCCCAAATTTGCTCCCCAACCGATTCCAGAAGATGCTTTACTTACTGGACCATTGGAGCCTACAAATGAATGGTATGCCATTGCCAAGATTGCTGGGATCAAAATGTGCCAGGCTTACAGAATTCAGTATAAGTGGGATGCAATTTCGGGAATGCCCACCAACTTGTATGGACCATACGATAATTTCCACCCTGAGAATTCACATGTGTTGCCAGCTCTGATGAGAAGGTTTCATGAGGCAAAGGTGAAAGGAGCGAAAGAGGTGGTGGTGTGGGGCACAGGGAGTCCATTGAGGGAGTTCCTGCATGTTGATGATTTGGCTGATGCAGTTGTTTTCATGATGGAAAAGTACAGTGGACTGGAGCATTTGAATGTAGGGAGTGGAAAGGAAGTTACTATTAAGGAATTGGCTGAGTTGATGAAAGAAGTGGTGGGGTTTGAGGGGGATCTTGTTTGGGATTCTACTAAGCCTGATGGTACTCCAAGGAAGCTCATGGATAGCTCAAAACTTGCAAGCCTGGGTTGGACACCAAAAGTCTCTCTCAAGGATGGTCTTGCTGATACCTACAAATGGTACTTGGAAAATGTCAATCTATGA
- the LOC106755484 gene encoding putative GDP-L-fucose synthase 2 isoform X1, giving the protein MGSQDNNAALSSNSFLPYKSAKVFVAGHRGLVGAAIVRKLTQLGFTNLVLRSHAELDLTRQSDVEAFFVFEKPEFVIVAAAKVGGIHANNTYPADFIAINLQIQTNVIDSAYRNGTKKLLFLGSSCIYPKFAPQPIPEDALLTGPLEPTNEWYAIAKIAGIKMCQAYRIQYKWDAISGMPTNLYGPYDNFHPENSHVLPALMRRFHEAKVKGAKEVVVWGTGSPLREFLHVDDLADAVVFMMEKYSGLEHLNVGSGKEVTIKELAELMKEVVGFEGDLVWDSTKPDGTPRKLMDSSKLASLGWTPKVSLKDGLADTYKWYLENVNL; this is encoded by the exons ATGGGAAGCCAGGACAATAATG CAGCATTGTCATCAAACTCATTTCTACCTTACAAATCTGCCAAGGTGTTTGTTGCTGGTCACCGGGGTCTTGTTGGCGCGGCCATTGTCCGCAAGCTGACCCAACTTGGATTTACTAATTTAGTCCTGCGTTCTCATGCTGAGCTTGATCTCACTCGACAATCTGATGTTGAGGCCTTCTTTGTATTCGAGAAACCTGAATTTGTTATTGTAGCTGCAGCCAAAGTTGGTGGCATCCATGCCAACAACACCTACCCTGCTGATTTCATTGCCATCAACCTCCAAATCCAGACCAATGTCATCGATTCTGCTTATCGCAATGGTACCAAGAAACTATTGTTTTTGGGTTCCTCTTGCATTTACCCCAAATTTGCTCCCCAACCGATTCCAGAAGATGCTTTACTTACTGGACCATTGGAGCCTACAAATGAATGGTATGCCATTGCCAAGATTGCTGGGATCAAAATGTGCCAGGCTTACAGAATTCAGTATAAGTGGGATGCAATTTCGGGAATGCCCACCAACTTGTATGGACCATACGATAATTTCCACCCTGAGAATTCACATGTGTTGCCAGCTCTGATGAGAAGGTTTCATGAGGCAAAGGTGAAAGGAGCGAAAGAGGTGGTGGTGTGGGGCACAGGGAGTCCATTGAGGGAGTTCCTGCATGTTGATGATTTGGCTGATGCAGTTGTTTTCATGATGGAAAAGTACAGTGGACTGGAGCATTTGAATGTAGGGAGTGGAAAGGAAGTTACTATTAAGGAATTGGCTGAGTTGATGAAAGAAGTGGTGGGGTTTGAGGGGGATCTTGTTTGGGATTCTACTAAGCCTGATGGTACTCCAAGGAAGCTCATGGATAGCTCAAAACTTGCAAGCCTGGGTTGGACACCAAAAGTCTCTCTCAAGGATGGTCTTGCTGATACCTACAAATGGTACTTGGAAAATGTCAATCTATGA
- the LOC106755489 gene encoding uncharacterized protein LOC106755489, with product MESTGRVPLSDVVADCAKRWFKDTLKEAKAGDINMQVLVGQMYYHGYGIPKDGQKGRLWLTKASRVRSSVWRVGRKPPGYNASDSESEDLENDS from the exons ATGGAGAGCACGGGGCGTGTGCCATTGTCGGATGTAGTGGCAGATTGTGCCAAGCGGTGGTTCAAGGACACTCTCAAGGAGGCTAAGGCAGGTGATATAAACATGCAGGTCTTGGTGGGTCAGATGTACTATCATGGCTATGGTATTCCCAAAGATGGTCAGAAG GGAAGACTTTGGCTGACTAAAGCCTCGAGGGTCAGATCCTCAGTCTGGAGAGTTGGCCGTAAACCTCCAG GTTATAATGCAAGTGATTCGGAGTCTGAAGATTTGGAAAATGATTCTTGA
- the LOC106755494 gene encoding protein SCAR2, whose protein sequence is MPLCRHHIRSAHALTDPELYRAADSDDSEALLEAVAMAGLVGFLRQLGDLAQFAAEMFHDLHEEVIATAARGRSLISRVQQLEAEVPALEKVFLTQTHHSSTYTNGGIEWHPNLRSEHNLVTRGDLPRFIMDSYEESRGPPRLFLLDKFDVAGAGACLKRYTDPSFFTVKSASSGTATAEVQREKKIRKIEPKKGTRQKNGETPEVVPSHAKLHELFLEERIENACRDPARLVKLKTKQLNGSAVEKTGKSYMGKILEIHSPDHKLVCETSIIPQPGKLVLDDSESGIKTLEISSIAPLNRSLGNENLRSTPNEQKLELNPYTEMYRETGGYMVEVNEQISGGVSEEMSSNYPNLIDKEELVLDELKKRECSLDSYHSDDVTSEVDDYMDALATMESELETDNEYGPMKSLLNIENLTDSNGKGEPQMQAQFSDSQSFGDSSTSEENSSSEQDRIGEHNEAHGLLLDFPSTGTSWESDDNSSFTRVRNVEHSQSQVQFSDFQSMENSTSQIEDMPSNQLLPNLELQTTYCREFFMNDDAHVRGETISDSIPVSSGLIDSGHSLMSYDLGAASPASLPAQSQSDETPSGPAELNLRIEEDEEKECLVESIVTKPEALYPIRDDACPVVSFDNNPSNNLNVCDPYVHYNALFQVSNELNLANEGECGDHSEIEVMHEESLNEYSSEMLGSEYVDIHGEDPICPSVEVDLNPSTKLLLDGRDLKSEDDIIATQLNSEDLVPAAKTTPKCSLTKELGLDFTHGYKPDLPEIEVLHLDQQGNFEQVPSILGGEEISVSTCSLDLVGDDGNTEHPSSDIITSPMSNLTKLEEPLSIFADPHEEEMIVNEADSRESLTELAAQKVVDQVDIASTEFPSDMNRSVPCDPPDSGMWNNIRHSSLEKIQYSSSIYDLKALPVCLELDPQRSSDQRINPTIHVMDPLAPLISGFLHKAAKSNLEEMPPMPPLPPMQWRSVKIQHASLVTLREEASLASLQPIQPNKPDDKSQFGLSTFEKESRPSQNLFLPDMAMQSNKHQYSSPVSVGISEHPVAIPLQFPVMLNEASGQQSFLVPEQSQIQNPFLALRDRPPLGYVVDSEGEKKLNSSPHSSMLPAVHAISGADSIFQQEKPTQSPSQLTEGGSLEVKMDRPGELHLVLRDGPLSPKEKPAETQLMEETGLEVKIPKQSSMNLEGRMEEDTSISPLSPPSPGIGQSKHSMPPSEGEMAFPLEASGRTEMPHGKPKNKRVLPQDPVIDPVAALDKSRLRKVTERVMPPRAATGDERDSLLEMIRTKSFNLRPAAVNRPPSIGGPKTNLRVAAILEKANAIRQALAGSDEDDDADSWSDS, encoded by the exons ATGCCACTTTGCAGGCACCACATTCGGAGTGCGCACGCACTGACCGATCCGGAGCTGTACCGCGCCGCCGATAGCGACGACTCCGAAGCACTCCTGGAAGCTGTTGCAATGGCAGGACTCGTAGGCTTTCTCCGCCAGCTCGGCGACCTCGCTCA ATTTGCTGCTGAGATGTTCCATGACTTGCATGAAGAGGTAATTGCTACTGCTGCAAGAGGTCGCAGTCTTATATCGCGTGTTCAACAGCTTGAGGCTGAAGTTCCAGCACTTGAGaaagtttttttaacacaaaCTCATCATTCATCAACTTATACAAATGGAG GAATTGAATGGCATCCTAATCTTCGGTCTGAACACAATCTTGTTACCCGCGGAGACTTACCCCGATTTATAATGGATTCATATGAAGAAAGCCGTGGTCCTCCAAGATTGTTCCTTCTGGACAA GTTTGATGTTGCTGGGGCTGGGGCATGTCTGAAGCGTTATACCGATCCATCGTTCTTTACAGTGAAGTCTGCTTCCTCTGGAACAGCAACAGCAGAAGTtcaaagggaaaagaaaattcGTAAAATTGAG CCAAAGAAAGGAACACGACAGAAGAATGGTGAAACCCCAGAAGTCGTACCGTCACATGCAAA ACTGCATGAGTTGTTTCTGGAGGAGCGTATTGAGAATGCCTGTAGGGACCCTGCTCGTCTGGTAAAGTTGAAAACGAAACAGTTGAATGGATCTGCAGTTGAAAAAACTGGGAAAAGTTACATGGGGAAAATTCTGGAAATCCACTCACCTGATCATAAACTGGTATGTGAAACTTCAATCATTCCACAGCCAGGGAAATTGGTGTTAGATGATAGTGAAAGTGGGATTAAAACTCTTGAAATCAGTAGCATTGCTCCACTGAATAGGTCTTTGGGAAATGAAAACTTGCGTTCAACACCAAATGAGCAGAAACTAGAACTGAACCCATACACAGAAATGTATAGGGAGACAGGTGGATATATGGTGGAGGTGAATGAACAAATCTCTGGTGGTGTATCAGAGGAAATGTCTTCGAATTATCCCAACTTAATTGATAAAGAAGAATTGGTACTTGATGaactaaagaaaagagaatgtAGCTTGGATAGCTACCACTCTGATGATGTGACTAGCGAGGTTGATGATTATATGGATGCATTAGCTACCATGGAGTCTGAATTGGAAACAGATAATGAGTATGGACCTATGAAAAGcttattaaatattgaaaacttAACTGATTCAAATGGAAAAGGAGAGCCTCAAATGCAAGCTCAGTTTTCAGATTCTCAATCATTTGGAGACTCTTCAACTTCTGAAGAAAATAGTTCTTCGGAACAAGATAGAATTGGAGAGCATAATGAAGCACATGGTCTGTTGTTAGATTTTCCTTCAACTGGAACCTCCTGGGAATCCGATGATAATTCTTCATTCACAAGAGTTAGAAATGTAGAACATTCCCAATCACAAGTGCAGTTTTCAGATTTTCAATCTATGGAAAACTCCACATCACAGATTGAAGATATGCCATCCAACCAGCTTCTCCCAAATCTTGAGTTGCAAACGACTTATTGTCGTGAGTTTTTCATGAATGATGATGCCCATGTTCGGGGTGAAACGATTTCTGATTCTATACCAGTCTCTTCTGGTCTGATAGATTCTGGACATTCATTGATGTCTTATGATCTTGGAGCTGCCTCACCAGCATCCTTACCTGCACAGAGTCAATCGGATGAAACACCATCCGGCCCTGCTGAACTTAATTTAAGaatagaagaagatgaagaaaaggagTGTCTTGTTGAATCTATAGTGACCAAACCTGAGGCTCTCTACCCAATAAGAGATGATGCTTGCCCAGTGGTTTCCTTTGATAACAATCCATCGAACAATTTGAATGTTTGTGATCCTTATGTCCATTATAATGCTCTGTTCCAAGTTTCTAATGAATTAAACTTAGCTAATGAAGGTGAATGTGGTGATCATTCTGAGATTGAAGTTATGCACGAAGAATCTCTTAACGAATACTCTTCTGAAATGTTGGGTAGTGAATATGTTGATATTCATGGGGAGGATCCGATTTGCCCATCTGTGGAAGTAGACCTGAATCCAAGTACTAAGCTGTTGCTTGATGGCCGAGATTTAAAATCTGAGGACGATATTATAGCTACCCAATTGAACTCAGAAGATCTGGTTCCTGCTGCGAAGACTACACCAAAGTGTAGTCTTACAAAGGAGCTAGGTTTAGATTTTACACACGGATACAAACCAGATTTACCAGAAATTGAAGTTCTGCATCTTGATCAGCAAGGAAATTTTGAACAGGTGCCAAGTATATTGGGTGGCGAAGAAATAAGTGTATCCACCTGCAGTTTGGATCTAGTTGGAGATGATGGCAATACTGAACATCCGTCTTCAGATATAATAACATCTCCAATGAGTAATCTTACAAAGTTGGAAGAACCTCTTTCTATATTTGCAGATCCTCATGAGGAAGAAATGATAGTTAACGAGGCGGATAGTAGAGAATCTTTGACAGAATTAGCAGCCCAGAAGGTAGTGGATCAAGTAGATATTGCTTCTACTGAATTTCCATCAGACATGAACAGATCAGTTCCATGCGATCCTCCTGATTCTGGAATGTGGAATAATATTCGGCATTCATCTCTTGAGAAAATCCAATATAGCTCTTCGATCTATGACCTGAAAGCACTGCCTGTTTGTTTGGAGCTAGATCCTCAAAGGTCATCTGATCAACGAATTAACCCAACAATACATGTCATGGATCCACTAGCACCACTTATCTCAGGCTTCTTACACAAGGCAGCTAAAAGCAATCTTGAGGAGATGCCACCTATGCCCCCTCTGCCTCCAATGCAATGGAGATCGGTTAAGATTCAACATGCTTCCCTAGTTACATTGAGAGAAGAAGCCAGTCTAGCCTCACTCCAACCGATACAGCCAAATAAACCTGATGATAAGTCTCAATTTGGTTTATCTACTTTTGAAAAAGAGTCCCGGCCATCCCAGAATCTATTTTTACCGGACATGGCTATGCAAAGCAATAAGCATCAATATTCTTCTCCGGTTTCTGTGGGAATTTCAGAGCATCCTGTTGCTATTCCACTTCAATTTCCTGTAATGTTAAATGAAGCAAGTGGCCAACAGAGTTTCCTGGTACCAGAGCAAAGCCAGATACAAAACCCTTTCTTAGCATTACGGGACAGGCCTCCACTTGGCTATGTTGTTGATTCTGAGGgagagaaaaaattgaattcaagTCCACACTCATCAATGCTGCCTGCTGTGCATGCTATTTCTGGGGCTGATTCTATTTTTCAGCAAGAAAAACCAACACAATCTCCAAGTCAGTTAACAGAAGGTGGCAGCTTAGAAGTGAAAATGGATAGACCTGGAGAATTGCATTTGGTGCTACGAGATGGGCCCCTTTCTCCGAAAGAGAAGCCAGCAGAAACTCAGTTAATGGAAGAGACAGGTTTAGAAGTTAAAATTCCAAAGCAGTCTTCAATGAACCTGGAAGGGAGGATGGAAGAAGATACTTCAATCTCACCTTTGTCGCCTCCCAGTCCAGGAATTGGGCAGTCAAAGCACAGTATGCCGCCTTCAGAGGGAGAAATGGCGTTTCCTTTGGAAGCATCTGGTCGGACTGAGATGCCACATGGAAAACCAAAGAATAAGCGTGTTCTTCCCCAAGATCCTGTAATAGATCCAGTAGCTGCTCTTGACAAAAGCAGG CTGAGGAAGGTCACTGAACGAGTTATGCCCCCCAGAGCAGCAACGGGAGATGAAAGAGACTCGCTGTTAGAAATGATAAGAACGAAG TCCTTCAACTTGAGGCCTGCAGCGGTGAACCGACCACCCAGCATCGGGGGTCCGAAAACGAACTTGAGGGTTGCTGCCATCCTGGAAAAAGCAAATGCAATTCGTCAG GCATTGGCCGgaagtgatgaagatgatgatgcaGATAGTTGGAGTGATTCTTGA
- the LOC106755486 gene encoding uncharacterized protein LOC106755486 has protein sequence MDTKAFFNLHILNASIVRCVLLRSILHACAISIVFLYRAQSLFDFAPIATYLDCVSGFHGVTFRPASQFLRTHFWVPVNCGKDANLTLTVVSELTDNRLLYPRAKSLFVGERSSMVVLKKVLYEDSSFDFVFSKDLNKVSVPALLVLEIERVLKPGGIDAFGV, from the exons ATGGACACCAAGGCTTTCTTCAATCTCCACATCCTTAATGCCTCCATTGTTAGGTGTGTCCTTCTACGCTCCATCCTCCACGCCTGCGCCATCTCCATCGTCTTTCTTTACCGCGCGCAGTCACTCTTCGATTTCGCTCCCATCGCAACCTATTTAGACTGCGTTTCCGGCTTCCATGGCGTCACTTTCCGCCCCGCTTCTCAATTTCTCCGAACCCACTTCTGGGTCCCAGTCAATTGCGGGAAAGATGCCAACTTGACCCTCACCGTGGTCTCCGAGCTCACCGATAACCGGTTGCTCTACCCCAGAGCGAAGAGTCTCTTTGTTGGAGAAAGATCTTCCATGGTCGTCTTG AAGAAGGTCCTGTACGAGGATTCTTCCTTCGATTTCGTGTTTTCCAAGGACCTCAACAAGGTATCTGTCCCTGCTCTGTTGGTTCTCGAGATTGAACGTGTTCTTAAGCCTGGTGGGATTGACGCCTTTGGCGTGTAG